A genomic segment from Chitinophagaceae bacterium encodes:
- a CDS encoding SDR family oxidoreductase, whose product MSNFFENKVVAVTGGSDGIGKALVEKLLVLGAKVATCARNQDKLYDLQLSHSTMPLHCVVADVSDYNSCALFINSTIKQFGGIDILINNAGVSMRSLLKDAELEVFKKVMDINYFGSVYCTKLALPSILERQGTIVAVSSIAGYRGLPGRSGYSASKFALNGWMEAIRTELMDDNVNVMWVCPGFIRSNIRKAALNNKGEQQGESPLDEASLMSAEECASHILKAIEERKRTLVLTFRGKQTVLINKLFPSWADKLTRNFFFKDGKLVK is encoded by the coding sequence ATGAGCAATTTTTTTGAAAATAAGGTTGTAGCCGTTACTGGTGGTAGCGATGGTATTGGAAAAGCCCTTGTAGAAAAGTTGCTGGTTTTAGGAGCAAAAGTTGCCACCTGTGCCCGTAACCAGGATAAACTTTACGATTTGCAACTGAGCCATTCCACCATGCCTTTGCATTGCGTAGTTGCAGATGTAAGTGATTATAATAGTTGTGCCTTATTTATTAATAGTACCATTAAGCAATTTGGCGGTATAGATATTTTGATTAATAATGCCGGCGTTTCCATGCGTTCTTTATTAAAAGATGCAGAGCTGGAAGTGTTTAAAAAAGTAATGGATATCAATTATTTTGGTTCGGTTTATTGCACCAAACTTGCCTTGCCTTCAATTTTGGAAAGACAGGGAACCATAGTTGCCGTTTCATCTATTGCCGGCTACAGGGGTTTGCCTGGCCGAAGCGGTTACAGTGCAAGCAAATTTGCATTAAACGGGTGGATGGAAGCCATACGTACCGAGCTAATGGACGATAATGTAAATGTAATGTGGGTATGCCCGGGTTTTATTCGCAGTAATATTAGAAAAGCCGCTTTAAACAATAAAGGTGAACAGCAAGGCGAAAGCCCATTGGATGAAGCTTCGCTCATGAGCGCCGAAGAGTGTGCCTCTCATATTTTAAAAGCCATTGAAGAAAGAAAACGCACTCTGGTGTTAACATTCAGGGGCAAACAAACCGTATTGATCAACAAGCTGTTTCCATCCTGGGCAGATAAGCTCACCAGAAATTTCTTTTTTAAGGATGGCAAACTCGTAAAATAA
- a CDS encoding DUF3575 domain-containing protein — translation MSNNKLFFFALFGLLVSTQIFAQEKENKSKELNNIVKINLGSIAVKNIALQYERAVGKKISVAMGVRFQPYGTIPFKSVIEDQVDEPDVKVGDMKLGNIAISPEFRYYFGKKALRGFYVAPYVRYANFKTQTPINYTSGTDTKTAFFKGNISSISGGILFGSQFKLSKNFVLDWWILGGHFGSSNGNLKFTAALSPSDQADLKSTLDDLDLPLFKIKYEINDKGGTISSKGAWAGFRGFGLNLGYRF, via the coding sequence ATGTCAAATAATAAATTATTCTTTTTTGCCCTATTTGGACTTTTGGTAAGCACCCAAATTTTTGCACAGGAAAAAGAAAATAAAAGCAAAGAGCTAAATAATATTGTAAAAATAAACCTAGGCTCCATTGCCGTAAAAAATATAGCCTTGCAATATGAAAGGGCCGTTGGGAAAAAAATATCTGTTGCAATGGGAGTAAGGTTTCAGCCTTATGGTACAATCCCTTTTAAATCGGTAATTGAAGACCAGGTGGACGAACCGGATGTAAAAGTGGGCGATATGAAATTGGGCAACATCGCCATTAGCCCGGAGTTTCGCTATTATTTTGGCAAAAAGGCATTGAGGGGTTTTTATGTTGCTCCTTATGTACGGTACGCCAATTTTAAAACGCAGACCCCAATAAATTACACATCGGGCACCGATACCAAAACAGCCTTTTTTAAAGGCAATATCAGTTCCATTAGCGGAGGTATTTTATTTGGCAGCCAATTTAAGCTTTCCAAAAACTTTGTGCTCGACTGGTGGATATTGGGAGGGCATTTTGGCAGCTCCAACGGAAATTTAAAATTTACAGCAGCGCTTTCGCCATCAGACCAGGCCGATTTAAAAAGTACTTTAGATGATTTGGATTTGCCATTATTTAAAATAAAGTATGAGATTAATGACAAAGGTGGAACCATCAGCAGCAAGGGAGCTTGGGCTGGGTTCAGGGGTTTTGGGTTAAACCTTGGGTACAGATTTTAG
- a CDS encoding homogentisate 1,2-dioxygenase, with amino-acid sequence MPHYHQLGKIPHKRHTQFRKPDGGLYSEQLFSTEGFSNDYALLYHCHPPTQIIKTEPQVDISPKIAEEKMLKHRCLEGFQIKPANDYLESRIPVLVNNDCHIVLAAPKQGTGKYFYKNADADEMIFVHEGSGVVKTQYGQLPFSYGDYIVLPRGTIYQIEFKEEANRLFIVESFKPIRYPKRYMSHYGQLMEHSPYCERDIRAPQDLQTFDEKGDFLIRAKKQGILYGLHYGTHPFDVIGWDGCCYPFIFSIHDFEPITGRVHLPPPTHQTFETDAFVVCSFVPRLYDYHPQAIPAPYNHSNIDSDEVLYYVDGNFMSRKNVTRGMITLHPAGIPHGPHPGAVEKSIGAKETRELAVMVDTFRPLMLTEQALAIENDKYIMSWAE; translated from the coding sequence ATGCCACATTATCACCAGTTAGGTAAAATACCCCACAAGCGCCATACGCAATTTCGCAAACCCGATGGCGGTTTGTACAGCGAACAATTATTTTCTACAGAGGGATTTAGTAATGACTATGCCCTTTTATACCATTGCCATCCGCCTACGCAAATTATTAAAACAGAGCCGCAGGTAGACATCTCCCCAAAAATTGCCGAAGAAAAAATGCTGAAACACCGCTGCCTGGAAGGGTTTCAAATAAAGCCTGCAAATGATTACCTGGAGAGCCGTATACCCGTACTGGTAAATAACGATTGCCATATTGTGCTGGCTGCGCCAAAGCAGGGAACCGGAAAATATTTTTATAAAAATGCCGATGCTGATGAAATGATTTTTGTGCATGAAGGCAGTGGCGTGGTAAAAACGCAATATGGGCAACTACCATTTAGCTATGGCGATTATATCGTATTGCCAAGAGGTACCATTTATCAAATTGAATTTAAAGAGGAAGCCAACCGGCTTTTTATTGTGGAATCATTTAAGCCGATACGCTATCCCAAAAGGTATATGAGCCATTACGGGCAATTGATGGAACACTCGCCCTATTGTGAACGAGACATCCGTGCACCACAGGATTTACAAACCTTTGACGAAAAAGGCGATTTTCTTATTCGTGCAAAAAAGCAGGGGATACTTTATGGCCTGCATTATGGAACGCATCCATTTGATGTAATAGGGTGGGATGGATGTTGCTATCCGTTTATATTTTCCATACACGATTTTGAACCCATTACAGGGCGTGTACACCTGCCACCACCCACTCACCAAACTTTTGAAACAGATGCTTTTGTGGTTTGTTCCTTTGTGCCACGCCTTTACGATTACCATCCACAGGCCATTCCAGCGCCTTATAACCATAGCAATATTGACAGTGATGAGGTACTTTATTATGTAGATGGAAATTTTATGAGCCGTAAAAATGTAACCAGGGGAATGATAACGCTGCACCCGGCGGGCATTCCGCATGGGCCGCATCCCGGCGCTGTTGAAAAAAGCATCGGCGCAAAAGAAACCCGGGAGCTGGCCGTAATGGTAGATACCTTTAGGCCTTTAATGCTTACCGAACAGGCACTGGCAATTGAAAACGATAAATATATTATGAGTTGGGCCGAATAA
- a CDS encoding metallophosphoesterase family protein, translating into MKTIGLLSDTHGFLDKTIFEHFATCDEIWHAGDFGEAVAAVLQQFKPLKGVYGNIDGASIRKDFPEQLVFTCEKVKVLMRHIGGYPPKYNMETKKELQLHRPQLFICGHSHILKIMYDEALQCLHINPGAAGNQGWHKVSTLTRFTIDEENIKNCEVIELGLRGRQVEGRL; encoded by the coding sequence TTGAAAACAATCGGTTTACTATCAGACACACACGGCTTTTTGGATAAAACCATATTTGAACATTTTGCAACATGTGATGAAATATGGCATGCAGGCGATTTTGGCGAAGCGGTTGCTGCTGTATTGCAGCAATTTAAACCTTTAAAAGGCGTATATGGAAATATTGATGGCGCCAGCATAAGAAAAGATTTTCCGGAGCAACTTGTTTTTACCTGCGAAAAAGTAAAAGTGCTCATGCGGCATATTGGCGGCTATCCGCCAAAATATAATATGGAAACCAAAAAAGAGTTGCAGTTACACCGTCCGCAATTATTCATCTGCGGCCATTCGCATATTTTAAAAATTATGTACGATGAGGCTTTGCAATGCCTGCACATCAATCCCGGCGCTGCTGGCAACCAGGGCTGGCATAAAGTGAGTACCCTTACCCGGTTTACTATTGATGAGGAAAATATTAAAAATTGCGAAGTAATTGAACTTGGATTAAGAGGCCGACAAGTTGAAGGCAGGCTTTAG
- a CDS encoding bifunctional nuclease family protein, producing the protein MKKIELEIVALSHSITQTHSYAVVLGELNGLRKLPIVIGGFEAQAIAVALERMNPGRPLTHDLMKNFMMAFDVELHEIVINDLQEGIFFSKLVCSSQNDTIEIDSRTSDALALAVRFGCPIYTYEDILEKAGGLLEDEGKKEGIEAVGATVQEDPTGKENLKDLNLEELNKLLKDVLEHEDYIRAIAIRDEIKSREKN; encoded by the coding sequence ATGAAAAAAATAGAACTGGAAATAGTTGCACTAAGCCACAGTATTACCCAAACGCACTCATATGCAGTAGTACTGGGAGAACTTAACGGCCTTAGAAAACTGCCGATTGTAATTGGTGGGTTTGAGGCACAGGCAATTGCTGTTGCATTAGAGCGTATGAACCCCGGCAGGCCGCTTACGCATGATTTAATGAAAAATTTTATGATGGCATTTGATGTAGAACTCCACGAAATTGTGATTAATGATTTGCAGGAAGGGATTTTCTTTTCAAAACTAGTTTGCAGCTCTCAAAATGATACCATAGAAATTGACAGCCGCACATCCGATGCACTTGCGCTTGCCGTGCGCTTTGGATGCCCTATTTATACTTATGAAGATATTTTAGAAAAAGCCGGCGGCTTACTGGAAGATGAAGGTAAAAAAGAGGGCATTGAAGCCGTAGGTGCAACAGTACAGGAAGATCCCACCGGCAAGGAAAACCTAAAAGACTTGAACCTTGAAGAGCTGAATAAATTATTAAAAGATGTATTAGAACACGAAGATTATATAAGGGCCATTGCCATAAGGGATGAAATTAAAAGCAGGGAGAAAAATTAA
- a CDS encoding 4-(cytidine 5'-diphospho)-2-C-methyl-D-erythritol kinase, with the protein MIAFPNAKINLGLHVLSRRADGYHNLETVFYPVNLKDAVEIVENYNTPAPEVLWSASGIRVPGDLENNLCLKAFHLIKNDFSPIPPIKLHLHKNIPLGAGLGGGSANAAFTLQLLNEKFNLQIPKNKLQQYALKLGSDCPFFLVNNPSLAHGRGEELLPIEINLDSYKILMVNPGIIVNTAWAFSKIELQPQQRETIASIIKMPVTEWKNRLENDFEKPVFAAHPQIKNIKEALFEQGAVYAAMSGSGSSVFGIFHEQKEIKFPETYFYKWV; encoded by the coding sequence TTGATTGCCTTTCCCAACGCAAAAATTAACCTTGGTTTGCATGTTCTATCCAGGCGGGCAGATGGATACCATAACCTGGAAACCGTTTTTTATCCCGTAAACCTTAAAGATGCTGTTGAAATTGTTGAAAATTACAATACACCTGCGCCTGAAGTATTATGGAGCGCTTCTGGCATAAGGGTTCCCGGAGATTTGGAAAATAACCTTTGCCTTAAAGCCTTTCACTTAATTAAAAATGATTTTTCACCTATTCCACCCATTAAATTACACCTGCATAAAAACATTCCTTTGGGCGCCGGGCTGGGAGGCGGTTCTGCAAATGCTGCATTTACGCTTCAGTTGCTCAATGAAAAATTCAACCTGCAAATCCCAAAAAATAAATTACAGCAATATGCCTTAAAGCTTGGGAGCGATTGCCCATTTTTTTTAGTAAACAACCCATCGCTTGCCCATGGCCGCGGCGAAGAACTTTTACCTATTGAAATAAATTTAGATTCTTATAAAATATTAATGGTAAACCCAGGCATTATTGTAAATACGGCATGGGCTTTTAGCAAAATTGAATTGCAGCCACAACAAAGAGAAACTATTGCATCCATTATTAAAATGCCCGTTACCGAATGGAAAAACCGCCTGGAAAATGATTTTGAAAAACCAGTATTTGCTGCCCATCCGCAAATAAAAAATATTAAAGAGGCGCTTTTTGAACAAGGCGCCGTATATGCAGCTATGAGTGGCAGCGGCAGCAGTGTTTTTGGGATATTTCATGAACAAAAAGAAATAAAATTTCCGGAAACCTATTTTTATAAATGGGTTTAA
- the rocD gene encoding ornithine--oxo-acid transaminase, protein MPSIIQASANTQYYLNLEEKFGAHNYHPLPVVLAKGKGVFVWDVDNKRYYDFLSGYSAVNQGHCHPKIIEALIEQAQKLTLTSRAYYNNLLGAYEAFITGYFGYQKVLPMNSGVEAVETALKLCRKWAYEVKGIEENKAKIVVCNNNFHGRTLGVISFSNDPTATNHYGPFLPGYESIAYKDLTALENAFQDKNVCAFLFEPIQGEAGVIIPNDGYYTGIRQLCNKYNVLMVADEIQTGLSRTGRLLACDHEKVRPDILILGKALSGGTLPVSAVLADDEIMLTIKPGEHGSTYGGNPLACAVAMAALTVLKEEKMAANSEAMGKVFRTELKKINSPFLREVRGRGLMSAIEIEHTNNNAAWELCLVLKENGLLAKPTHGDKIRLTPPLLITEEQVNECVKIIERSLEELKY, encoded by the coding sequence ATGCCCTCTATAATACAGGCTTCGGCAAATACACAATATTATTTAAACCTCGAAGAAAAATTTGGCGCACACAATTACCATCCTTTGCCCGTGGTGCTTGCAAAAGGTAAAGGCGTATTTGTATGGGATGTTGACAATAAGCGTTACTACGATTTTTTAAGCGGCTACTCTGCCGTAAACCAGGGTCATTGCCATCCCAAAATTATTGAAGCGCTAATTGAGCAGGCGCAAAAACTTACGCTTACTTCCCGTGCTTATTACAATAACCTGCTGGGAGCGTATGAAGCATTTATTACCGGGTATTTTGGTTACCAAAAAGTATTGCCCATGAACAGCGGCGTAGAAGCCGTGGAAACTGCGCTGAAACTCTGCCGCAAATGGGCTTACGAGGTAAAAGGTATTGAAGAAAACAAGGCAAAAATTGTGGTGTGCAATAATAATTTTCATGGCCGTACATTAGGCGTAATTTCTTTTAGTAACGACCCTACTGCCACAAATCATTACGGGCCTTTTTTACCCGGTTACGAAAGCATTGCCTACAAAGATTTAACTGCTTTGGAAAATGCATTTCAGGATAAAAATGTTTGTGCTTTTTTATTTGAGCCCATACAGGGAGAAGCAGGTGTAATAATCCCCAACGATGGGTATTATACCGGCATAAGGCAGCTTTGCAATAAGTATAATGTATTAATGGTTGCCGATGAAATACAAACCGGCTTAAGCCGTACCGGCCGCCTGCTTGCCTGCGACCATGAAAAAGTGAGGCCCGATATTTTAATACTGGGAAAAGCATTAAGCGGCGGCACTTTACCGGTGAGCGCCGTACTGGCAGATGACGAAATAATGCTTACCATAAAACCCGGCGAACACGGCAGCACGTATGGCGGTAACCCGCTGGCCTGTGCCGTAGCTATGGCGGCGCTTACCGTTTTAAAAGAAGAAAAAATGGCCGCAAACTCCGAAGCAATGGGAAAAGTTTTTAGAACGGAGTTAAAAAAAATCAACTCCCCGTTTTTAAGAGAAGTGAGAGGAAGGGGATTAATGAGCGCCATAGAAATAGAACATACCAACAACAATGCAGCCTGGGAGCTTTGCCTGGTTTTAAAAGAAAACGGCTTACTTGCCAAACCAACGCATGGCGATAAAATAAGGCTCACACCACCGTTACTTATAACTGAAGAACAGGTAAACGAATGTGTGAAAATAATTGAACGGAGTTTGGAGGAATTAAAATATTAA
- a CDS encoding helix-turn-helix transcriptional regulator — MKYLRNEVGIKRFGKRVRQIRIAKNISQENLAYDAEIEYSQVSRIERGIINTSISQVFAIAKALNIEPWVLFKFDEV; from the coding sequence GTGAAATATTTAAGAAATGAGGTTGGGATTAAGCGCTTTGGAAAAAGGGTGAGGCAAATTCGTATTGCTAAGAATATTTCGCAAGAAAACCTTGCCTACGATGCAGAAATAGAATACTCACAGGTAAGCAGAATTGAAAGGGGAATAATTAATACCAGTATTTCGCAGGTGTTTGCTATTGCAAAAGCATTAAACATAGAGCCGTGGGTGCTTTTTAAATTTGATGAAGTTTAA
- the lipB gene encoding lipoyl(octanoyl) transferase LipB, translating into MMQQVSFKDLGVMEYKKAWDYQEALLQENVAIKSEARKNTPGADVKGLPTKNHLLFCEHPPVYTLGKSGNIAHVLLTQEQLEQKQISFFHTNRGGDITFHGPQQVVGYPILDLEKFTTDIGLYLRNLEEVIIKTIAEYGITGERSKGETGVWIQPGVHGRERKICAIGVRCSRWVTMHGFALNVNTDLNYFNYIIPCGIQNKQVTSLQNELGKPLDFEELKQKLRNNFEKIFGVVLVDY; encoded by the coding sequence ATAATGCAGCAGGTAAGCTTTAAAGATTTGGGTGTAATGGAATATAAAAAGGCCTGGGATTACCAGGAAGCATTACTGCAGGAGAATGTGGCCATTAAATCTGAAGCAAGAAAAAATACACCCGGCGCTGATGTAAAGGGACTGCCTACAAAAAATCATTTATTGTTTTGCGAACATCCGCCGGTTTATACACTGGGTAAAAGCGGCAATATTGCCCATGTATTGTTAACGCAGGAGCAATTAGAACAAAAGCAAATTTCATTTTTTCATACCAATCGTGGCGGCGATATTACCTTTCACGGGCCGCAGCAGGTAGTGGGCTATCCCATTTTAGACTTGGAAAAATTTACCACCGATATTGGTTTATACCTGCGTAATTTGGAAGAAGTAATTATTAAAACTATTGCAGAATACGGTATAACAGGTGAAAGAAGCAAGGGCGAAACCGGCGTATGGATACAGCCCGGAGTACACGGCAGGGAACGAAAAATTTGCGCCATTGGTGTGCGTTGCAGCCGCTGGGTTACCATGCACGGCTTTGCCCTGAATGTAAATACCGATTTAAATTATTTTAATTATATAATACCCTGCGGCATACAAAATAAGCAGGTTACTTCCCTGCAAAATGAACTGGGTAAGCCATTAGATTTTGAAGAACTAAAACAAAAGCTCCGCAATAATTTTGAAAAGATTTTTGGTGTGGTATTGGTAGATTACTAA